TTCCGCAGTCAAAGATTCTCGTTCTCACCATGCACGAACATCTGGATGTCATTGCTGACGCCTTCGATGCGGGTGCCTTCGGCTACATGATCAAGACTGAATCCGATGCGGAGATGATTCGTGGATTGAGGGCCATCAGCAGAGGATATATGTTTTTCAGTTCTCGGGTTGCGACGGTGATCGGCGATGCATTTCGACACCACCTGGAATTCGATTTACAGGATGAGGCTCTCTGCCGCGAGCTGGATTTTTTGGAATCAAGCTGCCAGGCGACATTCACCGGCGGAGAAGGGCTGCCTTCGGTGGAGATCTTCAACGGCTATTGCCTGGCGATCCTCACCCGCGTGAAAAGCTGTCTCGTCCATCGCTAGGCACGTGGGAGTCTGCAGGTTTATTGCTGCGCCGCGCGTATCTTCGCCGACGCTGTCTACCTGCACAGCCTCGGCGCGTGATCTTCCTGGTTAGGTTGACACATCCTCAGTAGCAGGTCATATTTATGCTGCATCGGCGGGTCTATGAACGGACAGCGCGAGACGTTAACACTGGGGCAGGAGTTAAAACGGCGCCGCGAAGCACGGGGAATTGACCTGCAAGAGATCGCCAATGTAACGCGTGTGTCCGCGCGATTTCTTCGGGCCATTGAGGAAGATGATTTCAATGCCCTGCCGGGGGGCCTCTTCACGCGGTCCTTCATTCGGACTTATGCACGCTATGTGGGAATGGACGAAGAGCAGGCCATCTCGCGCTACTACGAGCAAATCGGCCAGCCCCGTGATGAGCCCGCGCGATTGAGCCTTGCGGCAGAAGGAGAGCGGCGCAAAAAGATTTCCATACTTGCGGCGACGGCGATCACTCTGTCTGTGCTCGTGGTCCTGGGTCTCGGCGGATGGGCGGGGTGGAATTACTGGCAGAGGCGACACGTGCGACCGGCTCCTTCTGTGCTGTCGGAACCAACGCCCGGGAAGACGAGCCAGCAAACGACCTCCCCCGAGCAACACCTGCCGAGCAGTGACGTAAGCGCAGCGCCTTCACCGGCGACAGCGCCCGC
Above is a genomic segment from Blastocatellia bacterium containing:
- a CDS encoding RodZ domain-containing protein, producing MNGQRETLTLGQELKRRREARGIDLQEIANVTRVSARFLRAIEEDDFNALPGGLFTRSFIRTYARYVGMDEEQAISRYYEQIGQPRDEPARLSLAAEGERRKKISILAATAITLSVLVVLGLGGWAGWNYWQRRHVRPAPSVLSEPTPGKTSQQTTSPEQHLPSSDVSAAPSPATAPALTSGPAPRPLEVRLEASEECWISYVADDETKPVQFILKPQEVRTITAQSQIKLSVGKVTALRMLINGQPAELPAVGLVARDVVITPENAAQYIKR
- a CDS encoding response regulator transcription factor; this encodes MLRILLADDHTIVRRGLREILQSHGRFEVVGEAVDGDDALRQGLATRPDIVVMDIGMPGLNGIETTSVLKAALPQSKILVLTMHEHLDVIADAFDAGAFGYMIKTESDAEMIRGLRAISRGYMFFSSRVATVIGDAFRHHLEFDLQDEALCRELDFLESSCQATFTGGEGLPSVEIFNGYCLAILTRVKSCLVHR